The Candidatus Cloacimonas sp. genome has a window encoding:
- a CDS encoding response regulator: MENLKKQILIVDDDLAILDCIRMSLQKDFSCKITACSNSQEALELLESNIFNVVISDIAMPNLSGFQLLEYINKLNPNIPVILITGESDPDKIRSAVQLGAFDILHKPFELSDLHISVKQALQKNSLLLQNEMYRLNLESLVEKRTQELYAAQNQLEKNYLNTIHAMVNALEANDVYIRGHSERVTVLSIMLGKMIGLDSEDLKLIRYGAILHDLGKIGIDYTVLNKIEPLTSSEYDLIKQHPVIGAKIIRPIGFPVPVNEIIIQHHEWYNGDGYPYGLTSDHISPLARIVTIADAYDAMTSKRAYRKYLEPSEARQEVMNKTGTQFDPEYGKIFCNYYPQIIEPVSDSPSIQNLLFDI; the protein is encoded by the coding sequence ATGGAAAACTTAAAGAAACAGATTCTAATTGTAGATGACGATTTAGCTATACTGGATTGTATCCGAATGAGCTTACAGAAAGATTTTTCCTGTAAAATAACTGCCTGCAGCAATTCCCAAGAAGCCCTGGAACTGCTGGAAAGCAATATTTTCAATGTAGTTATTTCCGATATAGCAATGCCCAATCTTTCAGGATTTCAGCTTTTGGAATATATCAATAAACTAAATCCTAATATCCCGGTAATCCTGATAACCGGAGAATCCGATCCTGATAAAATACGCTCTGCCGTTCAATTAGGTGCTTTTGATATTCTTCACAAACCTTTTGAACTATCTGATTTACATATTTCCGTTAAGCAGGCATTGCAGAAAAATTCCCTCTTGCTTCAAAATGAAATGTATCGTTTGAACTTAGAGAGCTTGGTGGAGAAACGCACTCAGGAACTTTATGCTGCTCAGAATCAACTGGAAAAAAACTATTTGAACACTATTCATGCGATGGTAAATGCTTTGGAAGCCAATGATGTTTATATTCGCGGTCATTCTGAAAGAGTTACTGTCTTAAGTATTATGCTGGGAAAAATGATTGGATTGGATTCCGAAGACCTTAAGCTTATCCGCTATGGAGCCATCCTTCACGATTTAGGCAAAATCGGTATTGACTATACTGTTCTCAACAAAATTGAGCCCTTAACTTCCTCCGAATATGATCTGATCAAGCAGCATCCCGTTATCGGGGCTAAAATTATTAGACCCATCGGTTTTCCTGTCCCGGTTAATGAGATCATTATTCAGCATCATGAATGGTATAACGGAGATGGCTATCCTTATGGTTTAACCAGCGATCACATCTCCCCTTTAGCCAGAATTGTAACTATAGCAGATGCCTATGATGCAATGACCAGTAAAAGAGCATACCGTAAATATCTGGAACCCTCGGAAGCCAGACAGGAAGTGATGAATAAAACAGGAACTCAATTTGATCCTGAGTATGGCAAGATTTTTTGTAACTATTATCCTCAGATTATTGAACCCGTTAGCGATAGTCCCTCCATTCAGAATCTGCTGTTTGATATATAA
- the recN gene encoding DNA repair protein RecN yields the protein MLTELYLKNYLLVTELRLTLDKGLTIISGETGAGKSILVGSISLICGENLPGIEAFDKSQPIYLEATFNIKQAKELNCFLTDNGIETEDELIVAREISPNGKSAYFLNCRRTAVSLLKELKNYLIDFHHQRDQQLLLSPAYQLDLLDSYAGLLPLREEFATSYREMKAAMKTLEELKAETDKQKQINDLYRYQFEELENAKLHINEDIELQNEYELLSHTGEITELCEQITAELFEGENSVFDVLSGYLTKLKHYEHFNADIKNAADCLQQALENLQEAANNLSGTKEKISFDPLRLEKIQERLDLINSLAYKHKVRSIEELLQLFTERAAQIASFADNEKKIAELTQILQKDFAFLQKKGEELSCKRQKSAVALSKELQENIRTLSIPEGILEIRIDKKAEDNFLISEYISAVTESGQDSVEFLFSANPGFELKSLAAVVSGGELSRILLAIKKVLASRLEPKLIILDEIEAGIGGKTATKVADFIAQLAEMQQVLCITHLAQIAARASTHLVIEKFTQGEKSFVDIRKVETEQRLEEIARMLSGKITSTALKHAAELIKDINKRG from the coding sequence ATGTTAACCGAGCTTTATCTGAAAAACTATCTGCTGGTGACTGAATTACGCCTTACTTTGGATAAGGGCTTAACTATTATCAGTGGTGAAACAGGAGCCGGTAAATCTATTCTGGTGGGCTCAATTTCTTTAATTTGCGGAGAGAATTTACCCGGCATTGAGGCATTTGATAAAAGCCAGCCCATTTATCTGGAGGCAACTTTTAATATTAAACAAGCTAAAGAACTTAATTGCTTCCTTACGGATAACGGTATAGAAACGGAAGACGAGCTGATTGTAGCCAGAGAAATAAGCCCTAACGGCAAATCTGCCTACTTTTTGAATTGCCGCAGAACAGCTGTAAGTTTACTGAAAGAATTGAAGAATTACCTGATTGACTTTCATCACCAGCGTGATCAGCAACTCTTATTATCACCTGCCTATCAACTTGATTTACTTGATTCTTATGCCGGTCTGTTACCCCTGCGAGAGGAATTTGCCACTTCCTATAGAGAAATGAAAGCAGCAATGAAAACACTGGAAGAACTGAAAGCAGAAACAGATAAGCAAAAACAGATAAATGACCTATACCGCTATCAATTTGAAGAACTGGAAAATGCCAAGTTACACATCAATGAAGATATAGAACTGCAAAACGAATATGAATTGCTTTCTCATACCGGGGAAATAACAGAACTCTGCGAACAAATTACTGCCGAACTTTTTGAGGGGGAAAATAGCGTTTTTGATGTTCTTAGCGGTTACTTAACCAAACTGAAACACTATGAACACTTCAATGCAGATATAAAAAATGCCGCCGATTGTCTGCAACAGGCATTGGAAAACCTGCAGGAAGCAGCTAATAATCTTTCCGGTACCAAAGAAAAAATCTCTTTTGATCCTCTGCGTTTGGAAAAAATCCAGGAGCGTTTGGATTTAATCAATTCCCTGGCGTATAAACATAAAGTTCGCAGTATTGAAGAATTGCTGCAACTTTTTACGGAACGCGCTGCCCAAATTGCCTCTTTTGCAGATAACGAAAAGAAAATTGCGGAACTTACCCAAATCCTGCAAAAGGACTTTGCCTTCCTGCAAAAAAAAGGCGAAGAACTTTCCTGCAAAAGACAAAAATCAGCGGTAGCACTTAGTAAGGAACTACAGGAAAATATCCGCACTCTAAGCATTCCCGAAGGAATATTGGAAATTAGGATTGACAAAAAAGCTGAGGATAATTTTTTAATTTCAGAATACATATCTGCCGTTACAGAGAGCGGACAGGATAGCGTGGAATTTCTTTTTTCAGCTAATCCTGGTTTTGAATTAAAATCTCTGGCTGCAGTAGTTAGCGGTGGTGAATTATCCAGAATTTTGCTGGCAATTAAAAAAGTTCTGGCATCCCGATTAGAGCCCAAACTGATTATTTTGGACGAAATTGAAGCAGGAATTGGAGGCAAAACGGCTACCAAAGTAGCTGATTTTATTGCCCAACTGGCAGAAATGCAACAGGTGCTTTGTATTACCCACCTGGCACAAATTGCTGCCAGAGCATCTACGCACCTGGTAATAGAAAAATTCACCCAAGGGGAGAAAAGCTTTGTGGATATACGCAAAGTGGAAACTGAACAACGCTTGGAGGAAATAGCCAGAATGCTGTCCGGAAAAATAACTTCCACAGCACTAAAACATGCAGCAGAACTAATAAAAGATATAAATAAAAGAGGTTAA
- a CDS encoding SOS response-associated peptidase: protein MCGRFAQVIKDQELKKMTDELKLKESQEQLELNYNVAPANTVAAVVANRDIRYLGFFRWGLIPSWSKNIPEQPLINVRSETILEKPSFKASFLRRRCLIPANGFYEWRNTDKQPFFIKAKSDNLLYLAGIYDTWYGPDGSVIPSLGIITTFANDFMQSLHPRMPFLLNSSFYDLWLNPEAQNPQELQKLLQVPAELELEMFPVSKRVNKPKNNYPEILKPIVL, encoded by the coding sequence ATGTGTGGACGTTTTGCCCAAGTTATTAAAGATCAAGAACTGAAAAAGATGACTGATGAACTGAAGCTCAAAGAGAGCCAGGAACAGCTTGAATTGAACTATAATGTTGCTCCTGCTAATACTGTAGCTGCAGTAGTTGCCAATAGGGATATCCGTTATCTGGGTTTTTTCCGTTGGGGTTTAATTCCTTCCTGGAGCAAAAATATTCCGGAGCAGCCACTAATTAATGTTCGCAGTGAAACAATTCTGGAAAAACCAAGTTTTAAAGCATCTTTTTTACGCAGGCGTTGTTTAATTCCAGCCAATGGATTTTATGAATGGCGTAACACAGATAAGCAACCCTTTTTCATAAAGGCAAAAAGTGATAATCTACTTTATCTGGCTGGTATTTATGATACCTGGTATGGTCCTGACGGCAGCGTTATTCCTTCTTTGGGTATAATCACCACTTTTGCCAATGATTTTATGCAGTCCCTGCACCCCAGAATGCCTTTTTTGTTAAATTCTTCTTTCTATGATTTATGGCTGAACCCTGAAGCCCAAAATCCCCAGGAACTGCAAAAATTATTGCAGGTTCCTGCGGAATTGGAGCTGGAAATGTTCCCCGTTAGCAAAAGGGTAAATAAACCGAAAAACAACTATCCGGAAATCTTAAAACCGATTGTGCTGTAG
- a CDS encoding NAD(+)/NADH kinase, producing MQNFAVYINPAFSDKKSIYNLLEKLRNHSDVNFFSIDTIPDLPKELFKPLPKPANRKHIDCILVFGGDGTILKAKDLALLTGAPILGINLGYLGFLSESVLPEIASSIQNLKQGKYRLLQRMLIECRLKRERKIIYEALALNDVVIHKAESPGLIHIRIKAGGRYVFDTRCDGVIAATPTGSTAYSLAAGGPILAPEMKAIVLAPLNPHILAIRPMVFPATEHLLMKVYGLSQAAMLQIDGQNSQAILEGDEVLVTASERSVSFIKLSNRTFYQILRRKLNLGK from the coding sequence ATGCAGAACTTTGCCGTTTACATCAATCCTGCCTTCAGCGATAAAAAAAGTATCTACAACTTGCTGGAGAAATTGCGTAATCATTCCGATGTAAATTTCTTCAGCATAGATACCATTCCCGATTTACCTAAAGAACTGTTTAAACCCTTGCCCAAACCGGCAAACCGGAAACACATAGATTGCATTCTGGTTTTCGGAGGAGATGGCACTATTTTGAAAGCCAAGGACTTGGCTCTTTTAACCGGAGCTCCGATTTTAGGTATTAATCTCGGCTATTTGGGTTTCCTTTCGGAAAGTGTGCTGCCGGAAATTGCTTCTTCCATTCAGAATTTAAAACAGGGGAAATACCGTCTCCTGCAAAGAATGTTGATTGAATGCCGTTTGAAACGCGAGAGGAAAATTATCTATGAAGCATTGGCATTAAACGATGTTGTAATTCATAAAGCGGAAAGCCCGGGACTAATTCACATCAGAATTAAAGCCGGTGGACGCTATGTTTTTGATACCCGTTGCGATGGAGTGATTGCTGCAACTCCTACCGGTTCAACTGCTTATTCACTTGCAGCCGGGGGTCCTATTTTAGCTCCGGAAATGAAGGCAATTGTTCTGGCACCGCTCAATCCCCATATTTTAGCTATCAGGCCTATGGTTTTTCCAGCAACGGAACATCTATTGATGAAGGTTTACGGCTTAAGCCAAGCAGCAATGCTGCAAATTGACGGTCAAAACTCTCAAGCCATTTTGGAAGGGGATGAAGTTTTAGTAACCGCCTCAGAACGCAGCGTTTCCTTTATAAAACTCTCTAATCGGACTTTCTATCAAATCCTGCGCAGGAAATTGAATTTAGGCAAGTAA
- a CDS encoding CoA transferase subunit A, protein MVQIITAAETAIMIKPGSRVAIGGFLAVGAPETIIDAMVENGNKDLHIIVIASDWEDRGVGKLIVNKMVKSAQVSHMGTNKTIQAQMNAGEIDIELVPQGTLMERVRAFGAGLGGVLTPTGLGTIVAEHKQIISIEGKEYLLETAIPSDFALIKAYKADKLGNLTYRKTARNSNPIMAMAGKITIAEVDEIVEIGELDPEDVVTPGVFVNYLVLSKEN, encoded by the coding sequence ATGGTACAAATTATTACTGCTGCTGAAACAGCCATTATGATTAAACCAGGTAGTAGAGTTGCCATTGGCGGTTTTTTAGCTGTTGGGGCTCCGGAAACAATCATTGATGCAATGGTTGAAAACGGAAATAAAGACCTGCATATCATTGTTATTGCTTCCGACTGGGAAGACAGAGGCGTTGGTAAACTCATTGTAAATAAAATGGTTAAAAGCGCTCAGGTCTCCCATATGGGTACCAATAAAACCATTCAGGCACAAATGAATGCCGGCGAAATTGATATTGAACTCGTTCCACAAGGGACGCTTATGGAAAGAGTTCGCGCCTTTGGAGCCGGGTTAGGTGGTGTTTTAACGCCTACAGGACTGGGAACAATCGTTGCGGAACATAAACAAATTATTAGCATTGAGGGCAAAGAGTATCTTCTGGAAACGGCTATTCCGAGCGATTTTGCTCTCATTAAAGCTTATAAAGCAGATAAATTGGGAAACTTAACCTACCGTAAAACAGCCCGAAACAGCAATCCTATTATGGCTATGGCAGGGAAAATTACGATCGCAGAAGTTGATGAAATAGTGGAAATTGGTGAATTAGACCCTGAAGATGTAGTAACCCCGGGTGTTTTTGTAAACTATCTTGTTTTATCAAAGGAGAACTGA
- the nth gene encoding endonuclease III produces the protein MQNKDIDIVLTRLQEHFYSVKTPVVDLIQIKTEDPFKVLVATILSARTKDETTAKAAEKLFTKVQKPEDLENIPLDELDALITPVGFHRVKAKHLKELPKVLKEKFGGIIPAEIDELLELPGVGRKTANLVRAVAFQKPAICVDVHVHRICNRWGYIKTKTPLETEMTLRQKLPLKYWLNFNSYLVAFGQNLCTPRKPKCEKCPIAEFCKRVGV, from the coding sequence ATGCAAAACAAAGACATAGACATTGTTCTAACTCGCCTGCAAGAACACTTTTACAGTGTTAAAACACCCGTTGTTGACCTTATTCAAATTAAAACTGAAGACCCTTTCAAAGTGCTGGTAGCTACCATTCTTAGCGCCAGAACTAAAGATGAAACTACCGCTAAAGCAGCGGAAAAGCTTTTTACCAAAGTGCAAAAACCGGAAGACCTGGAAAATATTCCCTTGGATGAATTGGATGCTCTAATCACTCCTGTTGGCTTTCATAGAGTTAAAGCTAAACATTTGAAGGAATTACCCAAGGTGCTGAAAGAAAAATTTGGGGGCATAATTCCTGCAGAAATAGATGAGTTACTGGAGCTCCCAGGCGTTGGTAGAAAAACGGCTAACCTTGTGCGTGCCGTTGCTTTTCAAAAACCTGCCATCTGCGTAGATGTTCATGTGCATAGAATTTGCAATCGCTGGGGCTATATTAAAACAAAGACACCTTTGGAAACCGAAATGACCCTGCGCCAAAAACTGCCGCTGAAATACTGGCTGAATTTCAATTCCTATCTGGTTGCTTTTGGACAAAATTTGTGCACTCCCCGCAAACCCAAATGCGAAAAATGCCCTATAGCCGAATTCTGTAAGCGGGTTGGAGTATAA
- a CDS encoding NfeD family protein codes for MQLSPWQIWMILGIGFIIIEIFDPAFFFFSLGIGAIVTSLLSLIPFLGNSVPLQILIFAVLSFISFLLMRKLGKKLLSKPGGNTNVYALKGQNGFVTKEIPEEGKGYVKIGGEEWSAIEIDKKAVELGAKVIVEGIEGNKVIVRKIQ; via the coding sequence ATGCAACTATCTCCTTGGCAGATATGGATGATTCTTGGAATAGGGTTTATCATCATTGAGATTTTTGATCCTGCCTTTTTCTTTTTTTCGCTCGGAATTGGAGCTATTGTAACTTCTCTGCTTTCTTTGATTCCTTTTTTGGGAAATAGTGTTCCCCTGCAGATTCTAATTTTTGCCGTTCTCAGTTTTATCTCCTTTCTTCTTATGCGCAAGCTGGGTAAAAAGCTTTTATCCAAACCGGGTGGCAATACCAATGTGTATGCTTTAAAAGGGCAGAATGGCTTTGTTACCAAAGAAATTCCTGAAGAGGGGAAGGGCTATGTAAAAATTGGAGGCGAGGAATGGTCTGCCATTGAAATTGATAAGAAGGCAGTGGAACTTGGAGCTAAAGTTATAGTAGAAGGTATTGAAGGTAACAAAGTAATAGTTAGAAAAATCCAGTAA
- a CDS encoding CoA transferase subunit B, with protein sequence MAQDKRAMIGARIAKEFQNGDYVNLGIGLPTEAANYIPEDVQVIFQSENGLLGAGPKPPEGQEDKDMINAGGGYITCIPGASFFDSATSFAIIRGGHIDATVLGALQVDQEGNLANWLIPGKMIPGMGGAMDLVTGAKKVIVAMEHCDKYGKSKILKQCNLPLTAKGKVNLIITDMAVIEVCSDGLYLREIAEDLTIEDVIQATEAELIIPERVSTF encoded by the coding sequence ATGGCACAAGACAAAAGAGCAATGATCGGAGCCCGTATTGCCAAAGAATTTCAAAATGGTGATTATGTAAATTTGGGTATTGGTTTACCTACTGAAGCCGCAAACTATATTCCGGAAGATGTGCAGGTTATTTTTCAATCCGAAAACGGTCTTTTAGGTGCAGGACCTAAACCCCCTGAAGGACAGGAAGATAAAGATATGATCAATGCCGGGGGTGGATATATCACTTGCATTCCGGGAGCCAGTTTTTTTGATTCTGCTACCTCTTTTGCTATTATTCGCGGAGGGCACATAGATGCTACCGTTTTAGGCGCTTTGCAAGTGGATCAGGAAGGGAATTTAGCTAATTGGCTAATTCCGGGAAAAATGATTCCTGGAATGGGTGGAGCAATGGATTTGGTTACAGGAGCGAAAAAAGTTATTGTAGCAATGGAACATTGTGATAAATATGGTAAATCCAAAATCCTGAAACAATGTAATTTACCTCTTACTGCTAAGGGCAAGGTAAACCTTATTATCACCGATATGGCTGTGATAGAAGTTTGCTCTGATGGACTTTACTTGCGTGAAATTGCCGAAGACCTTACCATTGAAGATGTAATTCAGGCAACGGAGGCAGAACTGATTATCCCGGAAAGGGTAAGCACTTTTTAA
- the rsgA gene encoding ribosome small subunit-dependent GTPase A, whose product MKQKDKKKTRRWTERIKNVQIPDPDLLDDLKEKAEFKTARISTKANKSYKEGLELVTGRILEIKSNYRYVVDINGEKVIAKMSGRLKQFLYQSHTIAAVGDFVAVDIAPAAEKRIEKILPRCSALIRYGTGSFQKEIILAANIDQVIITSSWKKPRFKAGLIDRYLCIVAIQGLEPIIVINKIDLLKKEEEDELANQIAYYQSSGYTLICTSAVTGSGMQELKELLKDKESVFTGHSGTGKTSLINYLEPSLNLPTAEVSDYNEKGKHTTSQSTLIPWSFGGYLLDTPGIKTISLHSEDKQHIPKVFPGFNRFYSKCKFNNCRHINEEGCAVLAAVDKGIIPYERYDSYQYLYASL is encoded by the coding sequence ATGAAACAAAAAGATAAAAAGAAGACAAGACGCTGGACGGAAAGAATAAAAAATGTCCAAATACCTGATCCGGATTTACTGGATGACCTAAAAGAAAAGGCAGAATTTAAGACCGCTCGCATCAGTACAAAAGCAAATAAGTCCTATAAAGAAGGACTGGAACTGGTGACAGGCAGAATTCTGGAAATTAAAAGTAACTACCGCTATGTGGTAGATATTAACGGTGAAAAAGTAATAGCCAAAATGAGCGGACGCTTGAAACAATTTTTGTATCAAAGCCATACAATTGCTGCTGTAGGTGATTTTGTAGCCGTTGATATTGCCCCTGCTGCCGAAAAACGCATTGAAAAAATTTTGCCTCGGTGCTCAGCTCTAATTCGTTATGGGACAGGAAGTTTTCAAAAAGAGATTATCCTGGCAGCTAATATTGATCAGGTAATTATCACTTCCTCCTGGAAAAAACCAAGATTTAAAGCAGGACTGATAGACCGCTATCTTTGCATTGTAGCTATTCAGGGTTTGGAACCGATTATAGTCATTAACAAAATAGACCTTCTAAAAAAAGAAGAGGAAGATGAATTGGCAAACCAAATTGCCTATTACCAAAGTTCAGGTTATACTTTAATTTGCACTTCTGCGGTTACTGGTAGCGGGATGCAGGAATTAAAGGAATTGCTGAAAGATAAGGAATCGGTGTTTACAGGGCACTCGGGAACCGGAAAGACCTCTTTGATAAACTATTTGGAACCCTCTTTAAATCTTCCTACCGCAGAGGTTAGTGATTATAATGAAAAAGGTAAACATACCACTTCCCAGTCAACTCTAATTCCCTGGAGCTTTGGAGGTTATCTGTTAGATACCCCCGGCATAAAAACCATCTCTTTACACAGTGAAGATAAACAACATATCCCTAAGGTTTTTCCCGGTTTTAACCGCTTTTACAGTAAATGCAAATTCAACAATTGCCGCCATATCAATGAAGAGGGCTGTGCTGTTTTGGCAGCGGTGGATAAAGGTATTATTCCTTATGAACGCTACGATAGCTATCAATATCTATATGCGAGCTTATAA